The genomic region CACCAAAGCCCTGCGCTACCAGCTGGAAGGCTCGTCGGTGCGGGTGGTGGAACTGATGCTTCCGCTGGTGGACACGCCCATGACGGCGGGCCGCGGACGGGGCAAGCTCAGTCCCGAGGCCGTTGCCGAGGCTTTGATGGATGGACTGCGAAAAAACAGGAACGAAATTTATCCGGGTAAGGCCGCCATTTTTCGGCATCTGCACCGGTGGCTGCCGGGGCTGGCCGACCGGATGCTAAAGAACGGCTGAGTCGGGTTCGGCCACGGGCTGTTTCTGGTACCGCCGCCACGCCAGCCAGCCGACAACCCCGATGCAGGCCGCGAACCAGTAGAACGGCAGCCGCAGATCGATCAGCGACAGCCCGCCAAAAACGAGCGTCGTGACGAGGCTGGCAAAGCCGTTGAGCGCCTGGTTAATGCCGAAGATTTCGCCCCGGTCTTCGTCGGTGGTCTGGTGAGCCAGCAGCCCTTCGAGCAGGCCCCAGATGAGCGAAATTGTCAGACAGTCAATTGTGATGACGATATAAAGCCAGACCAGCGAACCGCCTACGTTGGCATACGCCAGATGAACGAACACACCGACGATGGCGAAGACGATCACCCAACGCCGCTGGTTGATGCGGTCGGCGAGGTAAGCGTAGAAGATGAAGTTGATAAAAACGCTCAGCAGCCCGAAATACATGAAAAAGTAGGCGATGGCCCGGGCATCCATCCGTAGTTCGCCGAGGCTGGCAAAGGTCACAAAGTAGTTGTAATAGCCCTGACTCATCATCAGGACGTTCTGCATCAGGATCAGAATCAGGATGCCCGGCCGGGTGCGGTCTTTGGCCACGAGCCGCTGCCAGAGGGCGGCCACGTTCAGCGATTGCCGGACTTCCGCCCGTAGCTGGGCCGGGTCGGCCGGGGTCCGGTTGTGATGCGTTTCTCCCAGCAGGAAAGT from Tellurirhabdus rosea harbors:
- a CDS encoding MFS transporter produces the protein MLNDRRLYLIYAIILFDVIVGSAIAPIMPEFVKGLPRPQLWLSLGTAVFLGVQLFSAPLLGKLSDSYGRRPIFRLSALGTFLADMLLLPVRAWGFFGNRLTDGLTNGMYATVRSAITDISPKEHLFRNMGIEGTIVSFGFVLGPMVAGIVLTVFDVAGPNQATVIVRMAVLLSAVNILLTFLLGETHHNRTPADPAQLRAEVRQSLNVAALWQRLVAKDRTRPGILILILMQNVLMMSQGYYNYFVTFASLGELRMDARAIAYFFMYFGLLSVFINFIFYAYLADRINQRRWVIVFAIVGVFVHLAYANVGGSLVWLYIVITIDCLTISLIWGLLEGLLAHQTTDEDRGEIFGINQALNGFASLVTTLVFGGLSLIDLRLPFYWFAACIGVVGWLAWRRYQKQPVAEPDSAVL